The Pseudomonas parafulva genome includes a window with the following:
- a CDS encoding ABC transporter substrate-binding protein has protein sequence MCLFPRLRQRLLPALLLLASCLGFTHTAHALQVTDVLGRTVELDHAPQRIVLGEGRLFFALALLDRDNPFQRVVGWQNDMRLLDPHTYEVYAQHYPQIAKLPLIGQASEQSVSAEQILSLKPDLAIFSIAGEGPTQHSPVADLLAKAGVPVLFIDFRVHPMRNTHVSMQALGTLLGREPQAQQYLDLYDRHLERVQAGVAGIKDSERPKVFLELLAGVWQAPGHTTGKSGLGSVVQAVGGHNIGADVVPGALGDVSVEYVLQADPDVYIATGNRAPGVLLGAGVSEKTARDSLAKITARPEFAPLRPIQAGQAHGLWHDFYNSPFNILAIEAMARWVHPERFKAIDPQATMAEINRMLKVGLDGQYWVDAQ, from the coding sequence ATGTGCCTGTTCCCCCGTTTGCGGCAGCGCCTGCTGCCGGCCTTGTTGCTGTTGGCGTCCTGCCTCGGCTTTACCCATACCGCCCACGCCCTGCAAGTCACCGATGTGCTGGGGCGTACCGTCGAGCTTGACCACGCCCCGCAGAGGATCGTGCTGGGCGAGGGGCGTTTGTTCTTCGCCCTGGCGCTGCTCGACCGGGACAACCCGTTCCAGCGCGTGGTGGGCTGGCAGAACGACATGCGCTTGCTGGACCCGCACACCTACGAGGTCTACGCCCAGCACTACCCGCAGATCGCCAAGCTGCCCTTGATCGGGCAGGCCTCCGAGCAGAGCGTGAGCGCCGAGCAGATCCTGTCGCTCAAGCCGGACCTGGCCATTTTCAGCATCGCCGGTGAAGGCCCGACCCAGCACAGCCCGGTGGCCGACTTGCTGGCCAAGGCCGGCGTGCCGGTGTTGTTCATCGATTTTCGCGTGCACCCCATGCGCAACACCCATGTCAGCATGCAGGCGCTGGGCACGCTGCTGGGCCGTGAACCGCAGGCGCAGCAGTACCTTGACCTGTACGACCGTCACCTGGAGCGGGTGCAAGCGGGCGTGGCCGGCATCAAGGACAGCGAGCGGCCCAAGGTGTTTCTGGAACTGCTGGCCGGGGTATGGCAAGCGCCCGGCCATACCACTGGCAAAAGCGGTTTGGGCAGTGTGGTCCAGGCGGTGGGTGGCCATAACATTGGCGCCGACGTGGTGCCCGGTGCGCTGGGCGATGTCAGCGTCGAGTACGTGCTGCAAGCCGACCCGGACGTCTACATCGCCACCGGCAACCGTGCCCCCGGCGTGCTGCTGGGTGCCGGGGTGTCCGAAAAAACGGCCCGGGACAGTTTGGCGAAGATCACGGCCCGCCCGGAATTCGCCCCCTTGCGCCCCATCCAGGCCGGCCAGGCCCATGGCTTGTGGCATGACTTCTACAACTCGCCGTTCAACATCCTGGCAATTGAAGCGATGGCGCGCTGGGTGCATCCAGAGCGGTTCAAGGCCATTGACCCGCAAGCGACCATGGCCGAGATCAACCGCATGCTCAAGGTAGGGCTGGACGGTCAGTACTGGGTCGACGCCCAGTGA
- a CDS encoding FecCD family ABC transporter permease → MTAQALPGVQQAAWHYRRLLWRRTGLVAGLAVLLLVSVLSDLASGASGMSLGRLVQGLFDPTTLSATERVIIWNVRLPYALMAVLVGTALSLAGAEMQAILDNPLASPFTLGVSSSAALGASLAIAYPLSVAWMTAGVQVTVMAFVFACLSVVLLQAMSRLRGAGVESLVLFGIALVFSCNALVSLLQLLATEDVLQQLVFWTMGSLARADWNKLGMLALVLALVLPFSLRAAPAMTLLRMGEDRARSFGVDTRRLRFASLLRISLLSATAVAFVGTIGFVGLVGPHIARLLVGEDQRFLLPASALVGALMLSLSSIASKLIMPGVIVPVGIVTALVGVPIFVTLVFRRGRKL, encoded by the coding sequence GTGACCGCACAGGCGCTGCCAGGCGTGCAGCAGGCCGCCTGGCATTACCGTCGGCTGCTGTGGCGGCGTACCGGGCTGGTGGCCGGGCTGGCCGTGCTGTTGCTGGTTTCGGTCTTGAGCGACCTGGCCAGCGGTGCATCGGGCATGAGCTTGGGGCGACTGGTGCAAGGCCTGTTCGACCCGACCACCCTCAGCGCCACGGAGCGGGTGATTATCTGGAACGTTCGCCTGCCGTACGCGCTGATGGCCGTGCTGGTGGGCACGGCACTGTCGCTGGCAGGGGCCGAGATGCAGGCGATCCTCGACAACCCGCTGGCCAGCCCCTTCACCTTGGGAGTGTCCTCGTCAGCGGCACTGGGGGCTTCGCTTGCCATCGCCTACCCGCTCAGCGTCGCCTGGATGACGGCGGGTGTGCAGGTGACGGTGATGGCCTTCGTCTTCGCCTGCCTGTCGGTGGTGCTGTTGCAGGCCATGTCGCGGCTTCGCGGGGCGGGCGTGGAGAGCCTGGTGCTGTTCGGCATCGCCCTAGTGTTCAGCTGCAATGCCCTGGTGTCGCTGTTGCAACTGCTGGCCACCGAGGACGTGCTGCAGCAACTGGTGTTCTGGACCATGGGCAGCCTGGCCCGGGCCGATTGGAACAAGCTCGGCATGCTGGCGCTGGTCTTGGCGCTGGTGTTGCCGTTTTCGCTGCGCGCAGCACCTGCGATGACGCTGCTGCGCATGGGCGAGGACCGGGCGCGCAGCTTCGGCGTGGACACCCGGCGGCTGCGCTTTGCCTCGCTGCTGCGCATCAGCCTGTTGTCGGCAACCGCCGTGGCATTCGTCGGCACCATCGGCTTCGTCGGCCTGGTCGGGCCGCACATTGCGCGCCTGCTGGTCGGTGAAGACCAGCGGTTCCTGCTGCCGGCCAGCGCCCTGGTGGGCGCCCTGATGCTGTCGCTGTCCTCCATTGCCAGCAAGCTGATCATGCCAGGCGTGATTGTGCCGGTCGGCATCGTCACCGCCCTGGTGGGGGTGCCGATTTTCGTGACGCTGGTGTTCCGGCGGGGGAGAAAGCTGTGA
- a CDS encoding ABC transporter ATP-binding protein yields MSLVIDKVSVAYGARQILHEVSLPALPEGSLVALVGPNGAGKSTLLRALAGLERMRGGLRLDGQDVTRLAFADRSRRLAYMPQQLPPGIALSVLESIMAALRVGSADDLLGQAFAALRQLGIEHLAQCSLDSLSGGQRQLVALAQLLARNPQVLLLDEPTSALDLHYQLRVMDAVRERVQVHRLLAVAVLHDINLAASHADWLVVLREGRVVASGTPQDVLVPDLLAQVYGVQARVERCSQGRLQVLVDHALA; encoded by the coding sequence GTGAGCCTGGTGATCGACAAGGTTTCGGTCGCCTACGGTGCGCGGCAGATCCTGCACGAGGTCAGCCTGCCGGCCTTGCCCGAAGGCAGCCTGGTGGCGCTGGTGGGGCCCAATGGAGCAGGCAAGTCCACGCTGCTCAGGGCCCTGGCAGGGCTCGAGCGCATGCGCGGCGGCCTGCGCCTGGATGGCCAGGACGTGACCCGGCTGGCCTTTGCCGACCGTTCGCGACGGCTGGCCTACATGCCCCAGCAGTTGCCCCCCGGCATTGCCCTCAGTGTGCTGGAAAGCATCATGGCGGCACTTCGCGTAGGCAGTGCGGACGATCTGCTGGGCCAGGCCTTTGCGGCCCTGCGCCAGCTGGGTATCGAGCATCTGGCCCAGTGCTCGCTGGACAGCTTGTCCGGCGGGCAGCGGCAATTGGTGGCGCTGGCCCAGTTGCTGGCGCGCAACCCGCAAGTGCTGCTGCTCGACGAGCCCACCAGCGCGCTGGACCTGCATTATCAATTGCGGGTCATGGACGCCGTGCGTGAGCGGGTGCAGGTGCATCGCCTGTTGGCGGTGGCGGTGCTGCACGACATCAACCTGGCCGCCAGCCATGCCGACTGGCTGGTGGTGCTGCGCGAGGGCAGGGTGGTGGCCAGTGGTACGCCGCAGGATGTATTGGTGCCTGACCTGCTAGCGCAGGTGTATGGCGTCCAGGCGCGGGTCGAGCGCTGCTCCCAGGGGCGGCTGCAGGTGCTGGTCGACCACGCACTGGCCTGA